A single genomic interval of Daucus carota subsp. sativus chromosome 1, DH1 v3.0, whole genome shotgun sequence harbors:
- the LOC108222689 gene encoding uncharacterized protein LOC108222689, translating to MALTTSPLVNSSCLIFWKFRIPPKVKFFLWKLEHQVLPTKVFLAGRLHNSNFSPFCSWCSTHEESLRHLFLECTLAEWCWNEICSMWSIRRDSLVQMDFSLINLFGLVQEAEVKETWHSVASATLWSIWIFRNDFVFNNRKPKKDGVLSILKTRVHKWLEVNGSLSKSWENLFNVNPVGAIRLSFKQQCVVFWESLRRKYDLIVAIDGAVSKKSASTSHAGIGGVIKNKDGALIYVFSGPSSASHAFEAEKEACMHVVNSMAGKFPNTFKIVICSDSVETIKYMEDLKYEAVINNNGRHGCMEVLFQSDFRAINRRVNFEADGLAKSGIAKAQLEEEWT from the coding sequence ATGGCTTTAACAACTTCTCCTTTGGTTAATTCTTCATGTCTTATCTTTTGGAAATTCAGAATTCCCCCTAAGgtcaaattcttcttgtggaaATTGGAACACCAAGTTCTGCCTACTAAAGTCTTTCTAGCAGGAAGACTTCACAACTCAAATTTCTCTCCTTTTTGCTCTTGGTGTTCGACTCATGAGGAATCTTTACGACATTTGTTTTTGGAATGTACACTAGCAGAATGGTGCTGGAATGAGATCTGCAGCATGTGGAGTATTAGAAGGGATAGTTTGGTTCAGATGGATTTCTCGCTTATAAACCTTTTTGGTTTAGTTCAGGAAGCTGAGGTAAAAGAAACCTGGCATTCAGTTGCCTCGGCAACATTGTGGTCCATCTGGATATTCAGAAATGATTTTGTTTTCAACAATAGAAAACCGAAGAAAGATGGAGTCTTAAGCATTTTAAAAACCAGGGTGCATAAATGGCTTGAGGTTAATGGTAGCCTCAGCAAAAGCTGggaaaatttatttaatgttAACCCGGTGGGAGCCATCAGATTGAGCTTTAAGCAGCAGTGCGTAGTTTTTTGGGAAAGTCTGAGGAGAAAATATGATTTGATAGTGGCAATTGATGGAGCAGTAAGTAAAAAATCTGCTTCAACAAGTCATGCAGGAATAGGAGGAGTAATCAAGAATAAAGATGGAGCTTTAATATATGTATTCTCAGGACCGTCTTCAGCGAGTCACGCTTTTGAAGCTGAAAAGGAAGCATGCATGCATGTCGTCAACAGTATGGCGGGTAAATTCCCTAACACCTTCAAGATTGTTATCTGTTCTGATTCTGTGGAAACAATTAAGTATATGGAAGATTTAAAATACGAAGCGGTCATAAATAATAATGGTAGGCATGGCTGCATGGAGGTATTATTTCAGTCAGATTTTAGAGCTATAAATAGGAGGGTGAATTTTGAGGCTGATGGGCTTGCGAAAAGTGGGATCGCTAAAGCCCAGCTGGAGGAGGAATGGACTTGA
- the LOC135150262 gene encoding uncharacterized protein LOC135150262, with product MDKSWIAKDRDSLEYEMGVEQFLIFAEENSCDPKKIPCPCSRCVNFKKYPVKIIRGHLYEYGFSLGYVDWIWHKEESRTRSVVDSNCRGPTPVPAAPVASASETVNVCDAAYNSGDYDNESYEFRRFLADAEQPLFDGSECTKLESMLKLHNWKARFGISDSAFTDLLSSVGSLLPKDNVLPQNAYAAKKTLSDLGLEYEKIHSCPNNCILYRGVYSDVFQCPKCHVSRWKVGKHGKERVNVPAKVMWYFPIIPRFRRMFKSPTTSEQMTWHAKHRIQDGKMRHPADSPSWRNIDYRWPEFGSEAKNIRLALSADGINPHNNGLTNRYTCWPVVLVIYNLPPWLAMKRKFMMLTILVSGPHEPGNNIDVYLQPLIDDLKKLWEEGEPNVYDAHSKSYFTLRAVLLWTINDFPAYGNLSGCVNKGYMCCPVCGDDTVAKYLSHSRKMCYLGHRRYLPRNHPYRRQRAAFNGEQELGHARQPLSGEEVLAQQERIKFEFGREGRKSKKVDCPWKKKSIFFELEYWKFHHVRHCLDVMHVEKNVCDSVIGTLLNMKFKSKDTAASRLDMIDMGVRADLAPEVGVRKTYLPPSVFNLSKAEKKVVLSSLMHMKLPYGHASNIKNCVSMDELKMFGMKSHDCHILLQQLLPVAIRSVLPKHVRVTIIRLCFFFNALCCKIVDVSKLDKLQTDVIVTLCDLEKIFPASFFDVMIHLVVHLVRELRLCGPVFYRWMYASERFNKILKSYVRNRYYPEGCIAESYLGEESVEFCQEFVNQSCTTAGIRKDAGKLSGPLSVVIMKSIEEKERDEAHLHVLLNNPEVHPYIVMHKEHLEEIYRGKKKSLHWLLREHNRLFADWFEQKVSSEMMKNPQDISDTIRWLAGKPSFSVFTYEAYLVDGVRYFTKDRDHVRVVQNSGVSLVAKTVQVSSAKDKNPVESDMTFYGVILEIWELDYHAFKAPLFLCNWADNDKGIKVDDLGFTLVDLSRQGHKKDKYVSTDQVKQVFYVEDPVDAKWSVVLTSTTRDYQEVYNDDDLGDTIMENPPFCSEIPTCDVPDDVQHSIRNNIEGTWVKH from the exons ATGGACAAGTCATGGATTGCGAAAGATAGGGATTCACTAGAATATGAAATGGGGGTCGAGcagtttttgatatttgctgAGGAGAACTCTTGTGACCCCAAAAAAATCCCCTGTCCTTGTTCACGTTGTGTCAACTTCAAGAAATATCCCGTAAAGATTATCAGGGGTCATTTGTACGAATATGGGTTTAGTTTAGGGTACGTTGATTGGATTTGGCATAAGGAAGAGTCTAGGACTAGGTCAGTAGTTGATAGTAATTGCCGAGGTCCTACCCCTGTCCCCGCTGCCCCCGTTGCCTCAGCTTCGGAAACAGTTAATGTTTGTGATGCTGCGTATAATTCAGGGGACTATGATAATGAATCGTACGAGTTTAGGAGGTTCTTGGCTGATGCTGAACAACCTTTATTCGATGGTAGCGAATGTACCAAGTTAGAGTCGATGCTGAAATTACATAATTGGAAAGCTAGGTTTGGAATCAGTGATAGTGCATTCACAGATTTGCTTTCTTCTGTTGGATCACTCCTTCCCAAAGATAATGTCCTGCCACAAAATGCATATGCAGCAAAGAAAACCTTGTCTGATTTAGGCCTAGAGTACGAAAAAATTCACTCTTGTCCAAACAACTGCATACTCTATCGGGGTGTATATTCTGATGTTTTTCAGTGTCCTAAGTGCCATGTATCTAGGTGGAAGGTAGGAAAACATGGTAAAGAAAGAGTCAATGTTCCGGCAAAAGTCATGTGGTATTTTCCAATTATTCCTAGATTTAGACGAATGTTTAAATCTCCTACCACCTCCGAACAAATGACTTGGCACGCAAAGCATCGAATACAAGACGGGAAGATGCGACATCCCGCTGACTCGCCTTCATGGAGAAATATTGATTATAGGTGGCCAGAATTTGGTAGCGAAGCAAAAAACATTCGCTTGGCTTTGTCGGCAGATGGGATAAATCCACATAATAATGGACTAACAAACAGATATACTTGTTGGCCGGTagttttagtaatatataacCTTCCTCCCTGGTTAGCCATGAAAAGGAAGTTTATGATGTTAACAATACTAGTTTCCGGTCCGCATGAGCCTGGTAATAACATCGACGTGTATTTACAGCCGTTAATTGATGATTTAAAGAAGCTTTGGGAAGAAGGCGAACCAAATGTGTATGATGCGCATAGTAAATCATATTTTACTTTGAGAGCAGTTTTGTTATGGACAATAAATGACTTTCCTGCCTACGGAAACTTGTCTGGCTGCGTTAATAAAGGTTATATGTGTTGTCCAGTATGCGGGGATGATACCGTTGCTAAATATTTGAGCCATAGTAGGAAGATGTGTTATTTAGGTCATCGACGTTATTTGCCTAGAAATCATCCTTATAGGAGGCAGCGGGCAGCATTTAATGGAGAACAGGAGTTGGGGCACGCACGGCAACCTCTTTCTGGAGAAGAGGTCTTAGCGCAGCAAGAAcggattaaatttgaatttgggAGGGAAGGAAGAAAGTCAAAGAAGGTGGACTGTCCATGGAAGAAGAAATCGATTTTTTTTGAGTTGGAATATTGGAAGTTTCACCATGTTCGTCATTGTCTTGATGTCATGCACGTCGAGAAGAATGTGTGTGATAGTGTGATTGGCACATTATTGAATATGAAATTTAAGTCTAAAGATACGGCTGCTTCTCGTCTTGACATGATTGATATGGGGGTCAGGGCTGATTTAGCTCCTGAAGTCGGAGTTAGGAAGACCTACTTGCCTCCTTCTGTTTTTAATTTGTCAAAGGCtgaaaaaaaggtagttttatCATCATTAATGCATATGAAACTTCCCTATGGACATGCGTCGAACATAAAAAATTGTGTTTCGATGGATGAATTGAAGATGTTTGGGATGAAGTCCCATGATTGTCACATCCTACTGCAGCAATTACTTCCTGTCGCAATTCGTTCGGTTCTTCCCAAACATGTGAGGGTCACAATAATAAGACTATGTTTCTTTTTTAATGCTTTATGCTGCAAAATTGTAGACGTGTCGAAACTAGATAAGTTACAAACAGATGTCATAGTGACCTTGTGTGACCTGGAAAAGATCTTTCCAGCATCATTTTTTGATGTAATGATACATCTGGTAGTTCACTTGGTTCGGGAATTACGGTTATGTGGGCCAGTGTTTTATAGGTGGATGTATGCTTCTGAACGGTTTAATAAGATATTGAAGAGTTACGTAAGAAACCGTTATTATCCCGAAGGTTGTATAGCAGAAAGCTACCTCGGAGAAGAGTCGGTAGAATTCTGCCAAGAGTTTGTTAATCAAAGTTGCACCACTGCTGGTATTCGCAAAGATGCAGGAAAGCTAAGTGGTCCATTATCTGTTGTGATAATGAAATCAATTGAAGAAAAAGAGCGAGATGAGGCTCATTTACATGTGCTTCTAAACAATCCTGAAGTACATCCATACATCGT AATGCATAAGGAGCATCTAGAGGAAATATACCGAGGAAAAAAGAAAAGTCTGCATTGGCTCTTGAGAGAGCACAATCGGCTATTTGCTGATTGGTTTGAGCAAAAA GTTAGTAGTGAAATGATGAAGAATCCCCAAGACATTTCAGATACCATCAGATGGCTAGCCGGAAAGCCATCATTTTCTGTTTTTACTTACGAAGCTTATCTAGTTGACGGGGTTCGATACTTTACAAAGGATCGAGACCATGTCAGGGTTGTTCAAAACAGTGGCGTGTCATTAGTTGCTAAGACGGTCCAAGTGTCTAGTGCCAAGGATAAAAATCCCGTGGAGAGTGATATGACCTTCTACGGAGTGATTTTAGAAATATGGGAGCTGGATTATCATGCATTCAAGGCCCCATTGTTCTTGTGTAACTGGGCAGACAATGACAAAGGCATAAAGGTGGATGACCTTGGGTTCACACTTGTGGATCTAAGTCGACAAGGGCACAAGAAAGATAAATATGTCTCTACTGATCAAGTTAAACAAGTTTTTTATGTTGAAGATCCGGTCGATGCCAAATGGTCTGTTGTATTAACCTCTACCACCCGAGATTATCAAGAGGTGTATAATGATGATGATTTAGGAGACACAATCATGGAAAATCCCCCATTCTGCTCAGAAATTCCTACGTGTGATGTACCTGATGATGTTCAGCATAGTATTAGGAATAATATTGAGGGAACTTGGGTTAAACATTGA
- the LOC135150877 gene encoding uncharacterized protein LOC135150877, with protein MNKSIHGVALQPGCARVSVDGAIQGDALIPIPIKGEIETVDQAVGSYVSWPRDLIILPNAPVVEKKKRKEKEPKTELEKVQRLFKSVEINKKVPQRFRLLYKHATTFMKSSGGSIQMPCDAEVFGAEKTIFILAENIIALLEFQMIGQGALSAYMAYLHTVVRDNDELEMYAFCDPATIFTNSTDIERNLVNRLKEGNPDRLFLLPYNTNCHWILVILWAGEIFVLNPLPRGTNFPELEKALTRAMITFNVQAGRGNKAPSIKYMPGCPKQPGGIECGYVVMRYMREIIMDHELSFLKKWALKTRKLICSEAELDEVRFEALSHIESFM; from the exons ATGAACAAGTCTATACATGGAGTGGCTTTGCAGCCCGGATGTGCTCGTGTCTCGGTGGATGGCGCAATTCAAGGAGACGCCTTGATTCCAATCCCCATAAAGGGTGAAATCGAGACAGTGGACCAAGCTGTTGGGTCTTATGTGTCATGGCCCCGAGACTTGATCATACTCCCAAATGCCCCAGTTGTCGAG aaaaaaaagagaaaagaaaaagaacctAAAACTGAGTTGGAAAAGGTGCAAAGATTGTTTAAGAGTGTCGAGATCAATAAGAAAGTTCCACAGCGCTTTCGCTTGTTGTATAAACATGCAACAACATTCATGAAGTCCAGCGGGGGTTCGATACAAATGCCATGTGATGCCGAGGTTTTTGGTGCTGagaaaacaatttttatattGGCTGAGAATATAATTGCTTTGCTCGAGTTCCAAATGATTGGGCAAGGTGCACTATCTGCATACATGGC GTACTTGCATACGGTGGTTCGTGACAATGACGAATTGGAAATGTATGCTTTTTGTGATCCCGCAACCATATTCACCAACAGTACAGATATTGAACGTAACTTGGTGAATCGTTTGAAAGAGGGTAATCCTGACCGGCTTTTCCTACTACCCTATAATACCAA TTGTCACTGGATATTGGTCATATTATGGGCTGGAGAAATATTTGTACTCAATCCTTTGCCTCGAGGAACTAATTTTCCTGAGTTGGAAAAAGCACTGACTAG GGCGATGATTACTTTTAATGTTCAGGCTGGGAGGGGAAATAAAGCCCCTAGTATCAAATATATGCCG gGATGTCCCAAACAACCTGGTGGGATTGAATGTGGCTATGTAGTTATGCGCTACATGAGAGAAATTATAATGGACCATGAACTGTCATTTTTAAAGAAG TGGGCTCTTAAGACGCGTAAGCTGATTTGTTCGGAAGCCGAGCTTGATGAGGTCCGGTTTGAGGCTCTTAGCCATATTGAATCATTCATGTAG